One Archangium lipolyticum DNA segment encodes these proteins:
- a CDS encoding ABC transporter ATP-binding protein, producing MSEVLLRTHGLTRSFDHFKAVDGVDLELRRGEVYGFLGRNGAGKTTTLRMLMGILRPDQGEIELMGERVRRIRAAQKQRLGYVSQEQVFYPWMTALELGRFVSGFYPDWDDAAFRRLLRVLDVPEDRKAAQLSGGTRMKLGLALALAHRPPLLILDEPTAGLDPVARREFLDILREQVRREGQTALFSSHLVGELEEVAHRIGILHEGRLRYQGSLDALRQSVRRVVLEAPPEQLPPGLSLVRRERPPDGRVALVLFGTPEDWAASGFAPEAVEDLSLEHIFLAYARRSDET from the coding sequence ATGTCCGAGGTCCTCCTTCGTACGCATGGGCTCACCCGCTCCTTCGACCACTTCAAGGCCGTGGATGGGGTGGACCTCGAGCTGAGGCGTGGCGAGGTCTACGGCTTCCTCGGGCGCAACGGCGCGGGGAAGACAACCACGCTCCGCATGCTGATGGGCATCCTCCGCCCGGACCAGGGGGAGATCGAGCTGATGGGCGAGCGCGTCCGCCGGATCCGCGCGGCCCAGAAGCAGCGGCTCGGCTACGTGTCGCAGGAGCAGGTCTTCTACCCCTGGATGACGGCGCTGGAGCTCGGGCGGTTCGTCTCCGGCTTCTATCCGGACTGGGATGACGCGGCGTTCCGGCGGCTCCTCCGGGTGCTGGACGTGCCCGAGGATCGCAAGGCCGCGCAGCTCTCCGGAGGAACACGGATGAAGCTGGGGTTGGCGCTCGCCCTGGCGCACCGTCCGCCGCTGCTCATCCTCGACGAGCCCACCGCCGGGTTGGATCCCGTGGCGCGGCGTGAGTTCCTCGACATCCTCCGCGAGCAGGTCCGGCGCGAGGGACAGACGGCGCTCTTCTCGTCCCACCTCGTCGGCGAATTGGAGGAGGTAGCGCACCGCATCGGCATCCTCCACGAGGGCCGGCTGCGCTATCAGGGGAGCCTCGACGCGCTCCGCCAGTCGGTCCGGAGGGTGGTGCTGGAAGCGCCACCGGAGCAGCTGCCTCCGGGCCTCTCGCTCGTGAGACGCGAACGCCCGCCGGATGGGCGCGTGGCCCTGGTGCTCTTCGGCACACCAGAGGATTGGGCAGCCAGCGGCTTCGCTCCCGAGGCGGTGGAGGACCTGTCGCTCGAGCACATCTTCCTCGCCTACGCGCGGCGATCGGACGAGACATGA
- a CDS encoding ABC transporter permease, producing the protein MIRPLVTKELRDQRPFLWLALFFLAIEVVGTLWTEPLGLSPYAESFVKRFEPEGDLSMMTFILAFALGSGLLVREQDDRTLEFLDALPTSRWSLFGVKLLVALGTVLVYPLGMGVWMMGQHALSATSLDPGLHLDVMAVGTVLRVAQALTVLALALALAPLRRLCWTVLAVLMLSQSILEERMPWLSALNPIRLTEPRFEGLHWRWPLKALGLQLSVACVLLALALAQFLGLGERLVASVLRRLQGSWMGTLATVATIGLFLATFSLWAVNDDSAENSGGDKPRVQFPTTATAQAATRHYQFTYPASQRKRTEPLVGGADGVFNQVRTFLGVEEGVPIRADLGGSTRHTAGTAYWNTLRMNLSGLSSPEEALAVLGHETTHVLAQRITGADAAPRLSSMNLLSEGLAAYVEYRFFRAPGAEEEYQLIAAAARARREVRTEELLEPEKLAAERDENQVYPLGRAFIEVLVRRHGDEAPARVLAALGRKDAPENLEGTLAWQDAFQTAGIDLSQVFDDFFAYLDEQAEHRRQVIDALPRPRGALERDEEGQVGIRAIVDGTLPEGWKVVCRFRPDEKASHHEFDGPYSGTGPHWREDSDISGGQLWYQFGLQGPRGLALYEPWTMVRVE; encoded by the coding sequence ATGATCCGCCCGCTCGTGACCAAGGAGCTGCGCGACCAGCGGCCGTTCCTCTGGCTCGCCCTGTTCTTCCTGGCGATCGAAGTGGTCGGGACCCTGTGGACCGAGCCCCTGGGGCTCTCGCCCTACGCGGAGTCCTTCGTCAAGCGGTTCGAGCCGGAGGGCGACCTGTCCATGATGACGTTCATCCTCGCCTTCGCGCTGGGCAGTGGCCTGCTCGTGCGCGAACAGGATGACCGCACGTTGGAGTTCCTGGACGCGCTGCCCACCTCGCGGTGGAGCCTCTTCGGGGTGAAGCTGCTCGTCGCGCTCGGCACCGTCCTGGTGTACCCGCTCGGGATGGGCGTGTGGATGATGGGCCAGCACGCGCTCTCCGCCACCTCTCTCGACCCCGGCCTGCACCTGGATGTGATGGCGGTGGGCACGGTGCTGCGGGTGGCCCAGGCGCTCACGGTGCTCGCGCTCGCACTGGCCCTGGCGCCCCTGCGGCGGCTCTGTTGGACGGTGCTGGCGGTGCTGATGCTGAGCCAGTCGATCCTCGAGGAGCGGATGCCCTGGCTGTCCGCCCTCAACCCGATACGTCTCACGGAGCCACGCTTCGAGGGCCTGCATTGGCGCTGGCCCTTGAAGGCGCTGGGCCTCCAGCTCTCCGTGGCCTGTGTGCTGCTCGCGCTGGCGCTGGCACAGTTCCTCGGCCTGGGGGAGCGGCTCGTCGCCTCCGTGCTGCGGCGGCTCCAGGGCTCGTGGATGGGGACGCTGGCCACCGTCGCCACCATCGGGTTGTTCCTCGCGACCTTCTCCCTCTGGGCCGTGAACGACGATTCAGCGGAGAACAGCGGCGGCGACAAACCCAGGGTCCAGTTCCCCACCACCGCCACCGCGCAGGCGGCGACCCGGCACTACCAGTTCACCTACCCCGCCAGTCAGAGGAAGCGCACCGAGCCGCTCGTGGGCGGTGCGGATGGTGTCTTCAACCAGGTGCGCACCTTCCTGGGGGTGGAAGAGGGAGTGCCCATCCGCGCGGACCTCGGCGGGAGCACACGGCACACCGCGGGCACCGCGTACTGGAACACGCTGAGGATGAACCTCTCCGGGCTCTCGAGTCCCGAGGAGGCGCTCGCCGTGCTCGGACATGAGACGACGCACGTGCTCGCCCAGCGCATCACCGGAGCCGACGCCGCCCCGCGCCTGTCGAGCATGAATCTGCTCAGCGAGGGCCTGGCCGCCTATGTGGAGTACCGGTTCTTCCGAGCGCCCGGCGCGGAGGAGGAGTACCAGCTGATCGCGGCGGCGGCCCGGGCCCGGCGCGAGGTGAGGACCGAGGAGCTGCTCGAGCCGGAGAAGCTCGCGGCCGAGCGGGATGAGAATCAGGTGTACCCGTTGGGGAGGGCCTTCATCGAGGTGCTCGTGCGGAGGCATGGAGACGAAGCCCCGGCGCGAGTCCTCGCGGCGCTCGGGAGGAAGGACGCGCCCGAGAACCTCGAAGGCACCCTGGCATGGCAGGACGCCTTCCAGACGGCGGGCATCGACCTGTCCCAGGTGTTCGACGACTTCTTCGCCTATCTGGACGAGCAGGCGGAGCATCGACGCCAGGTCATCGACGCACTCCCGCGCCCGCGAGGGGCACTGGAGCGGGACGAAGAGGGACAGGTGGGCATCCGGGCCATCGTGGACGGGACACTCCCCGAGGGCTGGAAGGTGGTCTGCCGTTTCCGTCCGGATGAGAAGGCCAGCCACCACGAGTTCGACGGCCCCTACTCTGGCACCGGCCCCCACTGGCGGGAGGACTCGGACATCTCGGGAGGCCAGCTCTGGTACCAGTTCGGACTCCAGGGCCCGCGAGGGCTGGCGCTCTACGAGCCCTGGACGATGGTGCGGGTGGAGTGA
- a CDS encoding type III-B CRISPR module-associated protein Cmr3, producing the protein MSINYVLYMAESWSPREALREVTHRVQLPEEAPRSGKQVEETTAIPHLWVVATQPKPPVDDYVREDHGFLPKLRLHIRLDKSNLHEAEDHLLDLVSQILLRSTSDVVLLREEDSVVLLRREGRLEIHADALWSSPERRARLEKLLRERV; encoded by the coding sequence ATGTCGATCAACTACGTTCTGTACATGGCGGAATCATGGAGTCCGCGCGAAGCGCTTCGTGAGGTCACCCACCGCGTCCAGCTTCCGGAGGAGGCCCCTCGCTCCGGGAAACAGGTCGAGGAGACCACCGCGATTCCGCACCTCTGGGTGGTCGCCACCCAACCGAAGCCCCCGGTCGACGACTATGTGCGCGAGGACCATGGCTTTCTTCCAAAGCTCCGCCTCCACATCCGCTTGGACAAATCGAACCTCCACGAAGCAGAGGATCACCTGCTCGACCTGGTGAGCCAGATCCTCCTCCGCAGTACATCAGACGTGGTCCTGCTCCGGGAGGAAGACTCCGTGGTGCTGCTCCGTCGAGAGGGACGGTTGGAGATTCACGCCGACGCGTTGTGGTCCTCTCCCGAGCGTCGAGCGCGGCTGGAGAAACTGCTGCGTGAGAGAGTCTGA
- a CDS encoding CBS domain-containing protein, with amino-acid sequence MRIGELMTKNLETIEADAPLRLAAERMRSFGIGALPVMDGAQLVGMLTDRDITVRATAAGKDPNHTPVREAMTHTVITCDADAPLSEAEHLMEEKAVRRLVVLDTYKKPVGLISLDDLATVPGEAKHTGEVLRELNTPQ; translated from the coding sequence ATGCGAATCGGCGAGCTGATGACGAAGAACCTGGAGACGATCGAAGCGGATGCACCCCTGCGCCTGGCGGCCGAGCGGATGCGCTCGTTCGGCATCGGGGCGTTGCCCGTCATGGACGGAGCCCAGCTCGTGGGGATGCTGACGGACCGGGACATCACCGTGCGCGCGACGGCGGCGGGCAAGGACCCGAACCACACGCCCGTGCGCGAGGCGATGACCCATACCGTCATCACCTGTGACGCGGACGCCCCCCTCTCCGAGGCCGAGCACCTGATGGAGGAGAAGGCGGTGAGACGCCTGGTGGTGCTCGACACGTACAAGAAGCCGGTGGGCCTCATCAGCCTGGATGACCTGGCCACGGTGCCGGGCGAGGCGAAACACACGGGCGAGGTGCTCCGGGAGCTCAACACCCCGCAGTAG
- a CDS encoding sigma-54-dependent transcriptional regulator, translated as MPATVLIVDDEKNILLTLQTSLQLAGYRTELAASGQVALDVVSARPVDVVLMDVKMPDMDGLTVLGRLMESRPELPVIMMSGHGTIDTAVKATQLGARDFLEKPIARDRLLVALRNALKHQAVMEELRALRAEVGRYDMVGSGPAMQRIFSLIQRTAPSEGRVLITGENGTGKELIARALHQNSKRKNGPFVKLNCAAVPHELIESELFGHEKGAFTGAVSVRRGKFELAHEGTLFLDEIGDMPQAMQAKLLRVLQEGELERVGGTETLKVDVRVIAATNKNLEKEIEAGRFREDLYYRINVVQIHSPPLRERREDLPSLIDAFLKEACARNGRRPLSLSPEALAVMAAYDYPGNVRELRNLVERLAILCEGPIVAGYEAAELLPRGRGTVPPPPPADASGATASAPRAPPPPVPAAAPVAPAPAAPASGFRPRVDRTFREQVEDAEREIILHTLSHTQDNVTEAARLLDLERGHFYKKMKALGIRRGAEKDSTPGGSES; from the coding sequence ATGCCCGCCACCGTCCTCATCGTCGATGACGAGAAGAACATCCTCCTGACCCTCCAGACGTCGCTGCAGCTGGCGGGCTACCGCACGGAGCTGGCGGCCAGCGGCCAGGTGGCCCTGGACGTGGTGTCCGCGCGCCCGGTGGACGTGGTGTTGATGGACGTGAAGATGCCGGACATGGACGGGCTGACGGTGCTGGGCCGGCTGATGGAGAGCAGGCCGGAGCTGCCCGTCATCATGATGTCCGGGCACGGCACCATCGACACGGCGGTGAAGGCCACGCAGCTGGGCGCGCGGGACTTCCTGGAGAAGCCCATCGCCCGGGACCGGCTGCTGGTGGCGCTGCGCAACGCGCTCAAGCACCAGGCCGTCATGGAGGAGCTGCGGGCGCTGCGCGCGGAGGTGGGCCGCTACGACATGGTGGGCAGTGGCCCGGCCATGCAGCGCATCTTCTCGCTCATCCAGCGCACGGCGCCCTCCGAGGGCCGGGTGCTCATCACCGGCGAGAACGGCACCGGCAAGGAGCTGATCGCCCGGGCGTTGCACCAGAACTCGAAGCGCAAGAACGGGCCCTTCGTGAAGCTCAACTGCGCGGCGGTGCCGCACGAGCTCATCGAGAGCGAGCTGTTCGGCCACGAGAAGGGGGCCTTCACCGGCGCGGTGAGCGTGCGCCGGGGCAAGTTCGAGCTGGCCCACGAGGGCACGCTCTTCCTGGATGAGATCGGCGACATGCCCCAGGCCATGCAGGCCAAGCTGCTGCGCGTGCTGCAGGAGGGCGAGCTGGAGCGGGTGGGCGGCACGGAGACCCTCAAGGTGGACGTGCGCGTCATCGCCGCGACGAACAAGAACCTGGAGAAGGAGATCGAAGCGGGGCGGTTCCGCGAGGACCTCTACTACCGCATCAACGTGGTGCAGATTCACTCGCCCCCCCTGCGCGAGCGGCGGGAGGACCTGCCCTCGCTGATCGACGCCTTCCTGAAGGAGGCGTGCGCGCGCAACGGGCGCCGGCCGCTGTCGCTGTCTCCAGAGGCGCTGGCGGTGATGGCCGCCTACGACTACCCGGGCAACGTGCGGGAGCTGCGCAACCTGGTGGAGCGGCTGGCCATCCTCTGCGAGGGCCCCATCGTCGCCGGATACGAGGCCGCCGAGCTGTTGCCGCGCGGCAGGGGCACCGTGCCGCCACCGCCTCCAGCCGATGCCTCCGGAGCCACGGCCTCCGCGCCCCGGGCCCCTCCCCCGCCGGTTCCCGCCGCGGCGCCGGTGGCTCCCGCTCCGGCGGCTCCCGCCAGCGGCTTCCGGCCCCGCGTGGACCGTACCTTCCGCGAGCAGGTGGAGGACGCCGAGCGGGAGATCATCCTGCACACGCTCTCGCATACGCAGGACAACGTCACCGAGGCGGCGCGATTGCTCGACCTCGAACGGGGTCACTTCTACAAGAAGATGAAGGCACTGGGCATCCGCCGTGGCGCGGAGAAGGACTCGACCCCCGGAGGGAGTGAATCATGA
- a CDS encoding YkgJ family cysteine cluster protein — protein sequence MEPFTGEQREALEALYRRIDERVSSTTGSHAWWPCRKGCDHCCRHLAAPLTVTRWEWTYLWEGFQALSPEVQAEIRARVAGLAGTERPYTCPFLDRESGSCRVYAHRPLLCRTYGFYLSRGTGNWCHFIRELLDQHGDGDILWGNQDSLEETLARSSGGTLSLFEWFEAHPTAGC from the coding sequence ATGGAGCCATTCACTGGTGAGCAGCGGGAGGCGCTGGAGGCCCTCTACCGGCGCATCGACGAGCGGGTCTCATCCACCACCGGGAGCCATGCCTGGTGGCCCTGCCGGAAGGGCTGTGACCACTGTTGCCGCCACCTGGCGGCGCCACTGACCGTCACCCGCTGGGAGTGGACATACCTCTGGGAGGGCTTCCAGGCCCTGTCACCGGAGGTGCAGGCGGAGATCCGCGCCCGTGTGGCCGGGCTGGCCGGCACGGAGCGTCCCTACACCTGCCCGTTCCTCGACCGCGAGTCCGGGAGCTGCCGGGTGTACGCGCACCGGCCCCTGCTCTGCCGTACGTATGGCTTCTACCTGAGCCGGGGCACGGGCAACTGGTGCCACTTCATCCGCGAGCTGCTCGACCAGCACGGGGACGGGGACATCCTCTGGGGCAACCAGGACTCCCTGGAGGAGACCCTGGCGCGGTCGAGCGGTGGCACCCTCTCGCTCTTCGAGTGGTTCGAGGCCCACCCTACTGCGGGGTGTTGA
- a CDS encoding GMC family oxidoreductase encodes MEFDSDWLIIGSGFGGSVSALRLTEKGYRVVMLEKGRRLEAKDFPKTNWDLKRWLWMPQVGWRGLFKMTFFRHVTVLSGVGVGGGSLVYANTLPIPKDDFFQARSWGHLADWKTELAPHYATARKILGAVVNPMRTLPDEIIQQVGKEMGREDHQPTTVAIYFGKPGETVPDPFFGGEGPERTGCNFCGACMTGCRFGAKNTLDKNYLYLAEKRGLTIHADTEVTWVRPLPGGGYEVEALEGTSRFSRRKRRFTARQVIFSGGVLGSVDLLLKLKAHPDGLPRLSDRLGDGVRTNSEALIGIVAGKSQSQNDLSRGIAIGSILHTDAHSHLEPVRYGAGSDFFRSLMAPHVAGATALSRLVKLAGLFLRHPLKLLSSFFIRDFARRTMILLYMRTLDGHLRMKRGRGLFTGGRKALTTGLQEGPAPTANIPEASELAHRVAEKLDGMAMTMATETLMGIPTTAHILGGCCMGDSPQTGVIDSQHRLYGYEGLYVIDGSAISANPGVNPSLTITALAERAMTFIPARQQVDDTTRATEAVARPVALGA; translated from the coding sequence ATGGAGTTCGACAGCGACTGGCTGATCATCGGCTCGGGATTTGGCGGGAGCGTGAGTGCGCTGCGCCTGACGGAGAAGGGCTACCGGGTGGTGATGCTGGAGAAGGGCCGGCGCCTGGAGGCGAAGGACTTCCCCAAGACGAACTGGGACCTGAAGCGGTGGCTGTGGATGCCGCAGGTGGGGTGGAGGGGCCTGTTCAAGATGACGTTCTTCCGGCACGTCACCGTGCTGTCGGGAGTGGGAGTAGGCGGAGGCTCGCTGGTGTACGCGAACACGCTGCCCATTCCGAAGGACGACTTCTTCCAGGCGCGCTCCTGGGGGCACCTGGCGGACTGGAAGACGGAGCTGGCGCCGCACTACGCCACGGCGCGGAAGATACTGGGGGCGGTGGTGAACCCGATGCGTACGCTGCCGGACGAGATCATCCAGCAGGTGGGCAAGGAGATGGGGCGGGAGGACCACCAGCCCACGACGGTGGCCATCTACTTCGGCAAGCCCGGGGAGACGGTGCCGGATCCGTTCTTCGGAGGCGAGGGGCCCGAGCGCACCGGCTGCAACTTCTGCGGAGCCTGCATGACGGGGTGCCGCTTCGGCGCCAAGAACACGTTGGACAAGAACTACCTCTACCTCGCGGAGAAGCGAGGCCTGACCATCCACGCGGACACGGAGGTGACCTGGGTACGCCCGTTGCCCGGAGGCGGTTACGAGGTGGAGGCGCTGGAGGGAACCTCGCGCTTTTCCCGCCGCAAGAGGCGCTTCACGGCGCGGCAGGTCATCTTCTCTGGCGGAGTGCTGGGCTCGGTGGATCTGCTCCTCAAACTCAAGGCCCACCCGGACGGGCTGCCCCGGCTGTCGGACCGGCTCGGTGACGGCGTGCGCACCAACTCCGAGGCCCTCATTGGCATCGTGGCCGGCAAGAGCCAGAGCCAGAACGACCTGTCGCGGGGCATCGCGATCGGCTCCATCCTGCACACGGATGCGCACTCGCACCTGGAGCCGGTGCGCTACGGGGCGGGCTCGGACTTCTTCCGCTCGCTCATGGCGCCCCACGTGGCGGGCGCCACCGCCCTGTCGAGGCTGGTGAAGCTGGCCGGCCTCTTCCTGCGCCATCCCCTCAAGCTGCTGAGCTCCTTCTTCATCCGGGACTTCGCGCGGCGGACGATGATCCTCCTCTATATGCGCACGCTGGATGGGCACCTGCGCATGAAGCGCGGGCGCGGGCTCTTCACCGGGGGGCGCAAGGCGCTCACCACCGGCCTGCAGGAAGGCCCCGCCCCCACGGCCAACATTCCCGAGGCCTCCGAGCTGGCCCACCGGGTGGCGGAGAAGCTGGACGGCATGGCCATGACCATGGCCACCGAGACGCTGATGGGCATCCCCACCACGGCGCACATCCTCGGCGGCTGCTGCATGGGGGACTCGCCCCAGACGGGCGTCATCGACTCCCAGCACCGGCTCTACGGCTACGAGGGCCTCTACGTCATCGACGGCTCGGCCATCTCGGCGAACCCGGGCGTCAATCCGTCACTCACCATCACCGCGCTGGCCGAGCGCGCCATGACCTTCATCCCCGCCCGGCAGCAGGTGGACGACACGACGCGTGCAACGGAGGCCGTCGCGCGCCCCGTCGCGCTCGGGGCGTGA
- a CDS encoding sigma-70 family RNA polymerase sigma factor: protein MTPGDRVLLGTWLAEVRRHPLLSREEEASLARRFRESGDMKARARLVASNLRLVVKLAREHHRPPLLLMDLIQEGNLGLVLAVERFQPERGVRLCTYAAWWIRAYLLRSIIENWRLVKLGTTDVQRKLFFRMREEEGRLLASGQEATPSLLAARLGVTEQDVVEMDQRLRQDDVRLDVPPEDDQGRPAPGRALSSGTPTVDEELGQRELTRWFQEKAHAFAREVRDERERYILEHRLLAEEPETLKTIGEHFRVSRERARQVEAGLLASMREYLHERMPDFAWLSPASAPELPAPA, encoded by the coding sequence ATGACGCCTGGTGACCGGGTGCTGCTCGGGACGTGGCTGGCGGAGGTGAGGCGCCACCCCCTCCTGTCCCGGGAAGAGGAGGCGTCGCTCGCCCGGCGGTTCCGGGAATCCGGTGACATGAAGGCCCGGGCCCGGCTGGTGGCCTCGAACCTGCGGCTGGTGGTGAAGCTGGCACGCGAGCACCACCGCCCTCCCCTGCTCCTGATGGACCTCATCCAGGAGGGCAACCTCGGCCTCGTCCTCGCCGTGGAGCGCTTCCAGCCCGAGCGCGGCGTGCGGCTGTGCACCTATGCCGCCTGGTGGATCCGCGCCTACCTGCTGCGCTCCATCATCGAGAACTGGCGGTTGGTGAAGCTGGGGACCACGGACGTGCAGCGCAAACTCTTCTTCCGGATGCGTGAGGAGGAAGGCCGCCTGCTTGCTTCGGGCCAGGAGGCGACCCCCAGCCTGCTGGCAGCGCGGCTGGGCGTCACCGAGCAGGACGTCGTCGAGATGGACCAGCGGCTGCGGCAGGACGACGTCCGGCTCGACGTGCCACCCGAGGATGACCAGGGCCGCCCGGCACCGGGACGGGCGCTGTCCTCGGGCACGCCGACCGTGGACGAGGAGCTGGGGCAGAGGGAGCTCACGCGCTGGTTCCAGGAGAAGGCCCACGCCTTCGCCCGCGAGGTGCGCGACGAGCGCGAGCGCTACATCCTGGAGCACCGGCTGCTCGCCGAGGAGCCGGAGACCCTGAAGACCATCGGCGAGCATTTCCGGGTCAGCCGCGAGCGGGCGCGCCAGGTGGAAGCCGGGCTGCTCGCGAGCATGCGGGAGTACCTCCACGAACGGATGCCGGACTTCGCATGGCTGAGCCCGGCCTCCGCGCCCGAGCTGCCGGCTCCAGCCTGA
- a CDS encoding DoxX family protein: MMGSRGAVVGWTAVRVVFGLTLALLHGLPKVTGGVDQFARGVAALGFPYPTFFAWCAALAELVGGLLVAVGLFTRPAAAFATFTMVVALYRHRADPFARMELALLYFAVMFAALLIGAGPLSLDSKVRHRA, translated from the coding sequence ATGATGGGCTCGCGAGGAGCCGTGGTGGGCTGGACGGCGGTGCGGGTGGTGTTCGGCTTGACGCTGGCCCTGCTCCATGGGCTTCCGAAGGTGACGGGAGGCGTGGATCAGTTCGCCAGGGGCGTCGCGGCGCTCGGCTTCCCCTACCCCACCTTCTTCGCCTGGTGTGCGGCCCTGGCGGAGCTGGTGGGCGGCCTGCTGGTGGCGGTGGGACTCTTCACCCGGCCGGCGGCGGCCTTCGCCACCTTCACCATGGTGGTGGCGCTCTACCGCCATCGGGCGGATCCGTTCGCGCGCATGGAGCTGGCGCTGCTCTACTTCGCGGTGATGTTCGCGGCCCTGCTCATCGGCGCGGGCCCCCTCAGCCTCGACTCGAAGGTGCGCCACCGCGCCTGA
- a CDS encoding glycerophosphodiester phosphodiesterase: MTTLRWNRRRVALTCALLLASGCGFVDAPGTPRLVAHRAGAGNYPENSRSAVLASLREGYPAIEVDLVLTKDRVPLLSHNSWVTPELCTYVQGPGEQEPRRLPEGSRLFIKDLTLEELWRDYRCGGLVNPETPDAARVAERYFTLDEMLEALKGHPDVVVQLDVKQDPRYTESAEVFAEEILRRWNAAALPNRFYVTSTQGPLLKAFEARQEVETLLIWPTFSAGENSTLIAISNELRRKVGVQELIQLTRDAGADGIAVTLQVADRAAMESMHRAGMKTAVWTANTETQLAAYCRWPLDYLITDYVERAPCR; this comes from the coding sequence ATGACAACCCTCAGGTGGAATCGAAGAAGAGTCGCGCTCACCTGCGCGCTGCTGCTGGCCTCGGGCTGCGGCTTCGTGGACGCTCCCGGAACGCCGCGCCTGGTGGCACACCGTGCCGGTGCGGGCAACTACCCGGAGAACTCCCGCTCGGCGGTGCTGGCCTCGTTGCGCGAGGGCTACCCCGCCATCGAGGTGGACCTCGTTCTCACGAAGGACCGTGTCCCCCTTCTCTCCCATAACTCCTGGGTCACCCCGGAGCTGTGCACGTACGTCCAGGGCCCCGGGGAACAGGAGCCTCGGCGGCTGCCGGAGGGCTCGCGCCTCTTCATCAAGGACCTCACCCTGGAGGAGCTGTGGCGCGACTACCGCTGCGGCGGCCTCGTGAATCCCGAGACGCCCGATGCGGCGCGGGTGGCGGAGCGGTACTTCACCCTCGATGAGATGCTCGAGGCGCTGAAGGGCCACCCGGACGTGGTCGTGCAGCTCGATGTGAAGCAGGACCCCCGGTACACGGAGTCCGCCGAGGTCTTCGCCGAGGAGATCCTCCGCCGCTGGAACGCGGCGGCGCTGCCCAACCGCTTCTACGTCACCTCCACGCAAGGCCCGCTGCTCAAGGCCTTCGAGGCGCGTCAGGAGGTGGAGACGCTCCTCATCTGGCCGACCTTCAGCGCGGGCGAGAACTCGACCCTGATCGCCATCTCCAACGAGCTGCGGCGCAAGGTGGGAGTGCAGGAGCTCATCCAGCTGACGCGGGATGCAGGGGCGGACGGCATCGCCGTGACCTTGCAGGTGGCGGACCGCGCCGCCATGGAGTCCATGCACCGGGCCGGGATGAAGACGGCCGTGTGGACGGCGAACACCGAGACCCAGCTGGCGGCCTACTGCCGCTGGCCCCTGGACTACCTCATCACCGACTACGTGGAGCGTGCACCGTGCCGCTGA